The nucleotide window TCGATCTTCTCGAGGGGATACTTGTGCGAGATCAGCTTGTCGAACGGCCAGCGCGCACGGTTCCGCACCAGGAAGTCGAGCGCGCGCGGGATCACCCACGGGTCGTACTGGATCACGCCCACGATCGACTTCGAGCCCCAGACGAGCAGCGACGGCTCGAGCTCCACCTTGGCGCCGCGGCTGATCGTGCCGATCTCGAGGTAGGTGCCGCCGGAGCGGAGCATCTCGATGCCCTCCGGGATCACCTGGGGGAAGCCGACGAAGTCGCACGCGACGTCGGCGCCCGTGCCGCCCGTCCACTGCCGCACGAGCGCGACGCGCTCCTTCTTGTCGGCGACCTCCCTCACGTTGAGCGTGTGGTCGGCGCCGAACGCCCTCGCGAGCGCCAGGCGGCCCGGGAGCTGGTCCACGACGATGACCGTCGCCGCGCCCATGTCCTTGGCCACCGCCGCCGCCTGGATCCCGAGGCCGCCCGCCCCCTGGATCACGACGCTCCCGCCGAAGCGGAGCCCCGCCCGGTGGAGGCCGAAGATCACCTGGCTCAGCGCGCAGTTCACCGGCGACACCAGCTCGTCCGGCAGCGCGTCGGGCACGAGGAAGAGCGCGCCGCGCGGCCGCAGGTAGTAGTACTCGGCGAAGGCGCCGTGGAAGTGCGGGAACTGCGAGGGCCCGACCGGGCGCTCGATCTTGGCCGGGCACGCCGCCGGTTCTCCGTGCAGACACGCGTGGCAGCGCCCGCACGGGTAGAAGTAGGTGTAGGCGACCCGGTCGCCCTCCTTGAGCGGGCGGCCGAGCGAGTCGGTCGTGACGCGCGCGCCGAGCCGCGCGACGCGCCCCGTCATCTCGTGGCCGAAGAGCCAGCCGTCGTCGGGCAGGCGCAGCGGCGCGTCGCCGCGCCAGAAGTGGAGGTCCGAGCCGCAGACGTTCGCGAGCGACACGCGGATCAGGACCGCGTCGGGCTCGACCTCGGGAATCGGCAGCTCGCGGATCTCGAACGGCTTGCCGGGGCCGAAGAAGATGGCGGCCTTGCCCTTGCTCATCGGCGGGCTCCTTTCCCCACCTCGAACGCGTCGTGGAGGGCGCGGACCGCGAGCTCCGCGTACTTGTCCTCGATGACGCACGAGACCGCGATCTCGGAGGTCGAGATCATCTGGATGTTGATGCCCTCCTGGGCGAGCGTCGTGAACATCTTCGCGGCGACGCCCGAGTGGCTGCGCATGCCCACACCGACGATCGAGACCTTGGCGACGCGCTCGTCGTGGACGACGCCCTGGGCGCCGATGCCCCGGGCGATCGACTCGAGCGTGGACACGGCGCGCGCGTGGTCGCCGCGGGGCAGGGTGAAGGACATGTCGGTGTAGCCGTCGCGGCTGATGTTCTGCACGATCATGTCCACCACCACGTTCGTCGCCGCGATCGCGCCGAACACCTGCGCGGCGATGCCCGGCCGGTCGGGGACGCGCAGGATCGAGATCTTCGCCTGGCTCCGGTCGTGGGTGACGCCGGTGACGACCACTTCTTCCATGCCCTGCTCCTCTTTCGTCACGAGCGTGCCCGGGTCCGGCTTGAACGACGAGCGCACGTGCACCGTGACGCCGTATTTCTTGGCGAACTCCACCGAGCGCGCCTGCAGCACCCGTGCGCCGAGGCTCGCCATCTCGAGCATCTCGTCGTACGCGACGCGCCCGAGCTTCCGCGCGTCGGGCACGATGGCCGGGTCGGCGGTGTAGACGCCGTCCACGTCCGTGTAGATCTCGCACACGTCGGCCTTGAGGGCCGCGGCGAGCGCGACGCCCGTGAGGTCGGAGCCGCCGCGGCCGAGCGTGGTGATCTCGTCGGTCTCGGAGAGCCCCTGGAAGCCGGCGACCACGGCGACCTCCCCCGCGTCGAGGCTCTGGCGGACGCGCTCGGCGCCGATCTGGGTGATCCGCGCCTTCGTGTGCCCGCTGTCCGTGCGGATGCCGACCTGGGGGCCCGTGAGCGAACGGGCCCGCACGCCGAGGTCCTGGAGGGCCATCGCGAGGAGCGCGATCGTGACCTGCTCGCCCGTGGCGAGCAGCATGTCCAGCTCCCGCGGGTCGGGGGCGGGCGTGATCTGCTGCGCGAGGCCCAGGAGGCCGTCGGTCGTCTTGCCCATGGCCGAGACGACGACGACGAGCTGGTTGCCGCGCGCGCTCTCGGCCACGCGGCGCGCCACGCTCCGGATCCGCTCGGCGTCGGCGACGGAGGAGCCGCCGTATTTCTGCACGATCAGCGCCATGACGTGTGGAGGCTACACGACGCACGGGGACCGCGCAAAGCCGCCCAGGTCATCGTCGCGCCGGCAGCACCGAGACTTCAGCCATTGGATAATCCTTGATATTGCCCGTCGCAACGACGGCCCGTTCCACGAACGCCGTGGCGGCGATCAAGCAGTCTGCCAGCTCGAGCCTTCGGCTGCGCGTGGTCCGCTTGAAGCGGCCGGCGACCTCGGCGATCTCGCGGGTCACGGGAACGATCACCAAGGCATCGAGGAGCGCACGCGTGGGCTCTTCCTCTGCCGGGCGCAGACCGGCGCACAGTTCGGCGACGGAGATGACCGAACAGCAGGGAACGGCATCGCGCGTTACCTCCAGGAGAAAGGCACGTATCGCTTCGCGGCCCCTCAGGACGTCGATGAGGACGTCCGTGTCGAGGATGACCTTGCTCATCGGCCCGCGGTGCGTTGGCGGGGGCGCGCGGACTTGCGCAGCGCGCGAACGAATCGGCGGGTCCCGCGCGCCAGCTCTGGGTGCGGTCCCTTTTTCCAGGTGCCGAAGCTCGAGTCGAGCGACTTGCGGAATCTGAGCCGCTTCAGCTCGCTTCGAAGCGCCTCGCTGACTACGCGGCTCTGCTCCCCCTTTGGAACAGTCTGCTTCAGTTCCTCAAGAAGCTCTGCCGGCAAGGTGAAATTTGCTTGCCTCACTGCGCCCATGTGTACCTCCTATATGATGGCCTATAGCCTATCATAGCAGCGGCACGGATTGACCCCGCTCGGATCGTGCCGGCTCTCGAAGAGGTCTCAATCCGCGCGCCGCGCGGGGCTCGACGCGAGTCGGAACGAGGAGGGCCGTCCCGAGTCCTACTGTGAGTGGGCCAAATCGAAGGAGCGATATGGTGACCTACTTCCCCTTCGGCCCACA belongs to Candidatus Methylomirabilota bacterium and includes:
- a CDS encoding aspartate kinase; the protein is MALIVQKYGGSSVADAERIRSVARRVAESARGNQLVVVVSAMGKTTDGLLGLAQQITPAPDPRELDMLLATGEQVTIALLAMALQDLGVRARSLTGPQVGIRTDSGHTKARITQIGAERVRQSLDAGEVAVVAGFQGLSETDEITTLGRGGSDLTGVALAAALKADVCEIYTDVDGVYTADPAIVPDARKLGRVAYDEMLEMASLGARVLQARSVEFAKKYGVTVHVRSSFKPDPGTLVTKEEQGMEEVVVTGVTHDRSQAKISILRVPDRPGIAAQVFGAIAATNVVVDMIVQNISRDGYTDMSFTLPRGDHARAVSTLESIARGIGAQGVVHDERVAKVSIVGVGMRSHSGVAAKMFTTLAQEGINIQMISTSEIAVSCVIEDKYAELAVRALHDAFEVGKGARR
- a CDS encoding type II toxin-antitoxin system VapC family toxin is translated as MSKVILDTDVLIDVLRGREAIRAFLLEVTRDAVPCCSVISVAELCAGLRPAEEEPTRALLDALVIVPVTREIAEVAGRFKRTTRSRRLELADCLIAATAFVERAVVATGNIKDYPMAEVSVLPARR
- a CDS encoding zinc-binding dehydrogenase is translated as MSKGKAAIFFGPGKPFEIRELPIPEVEPDAVLIRVSLANVCGSDLHFWRGDAPLRLPDDGWLFGHEMTGRVARLGARVTTDSLGRPLKEGDRVAYTYFYPCGRCHACLHGEPAACPAKIERPVGPSQFPHFHGAFAEYYYLRPRGALFLVPDALPDELVSPVNCALSQVIFGLHRAGLRFGGSVVIQGAGGLGIQAAAVAKDMGAATVIVVDQLPGRLALARAFGADHTLNVREVADKKERVALVRQWTGGTGADVACDFVGFPQVIPEGIEMLRSGGTYLEIGTISRGAKVELEPSLLVWGSKSIVGVIQYDPWVIPRALDFLVRNRARWPFDKLISHKYPLEKIDQAFAESEWHAKETTTIMRAALVP